The Oncorhynchus tshawytscha isolate Ot180627B linkage group LG30, Otsh_v2.0, whole genome shotgun sequence genome includes a region encoding these proteins:
- the LOC121841361 gene encoding RNA-binding protein 25-like, whose amino-acid sequence RDRERQRERERERERERERQRERERKRERDRERERERDRERERERDRERERDRERERERERERERDRERERETKRERERERERERERERERGERERERQRERERERRERERDRERERERERERERDRERERETERERDRERERERERERERERERERERDRGERERERERERERERERERERERERDKKRERERERERERERERERERDR is encoded by the exons agagacagagagagacagagagagagagagagagagagagagagagagagagagagacagagagagagagagagaaagagagagagagacagagagagagagagagagagagacagagagagagagagagagagagacagagagagagagagagacagagagagagagagagagagagagagagagagagagagagacagagagagggagagagagacaaagagagagagagagagagagagagagagagagagagagagagagagagagagag gagagagagagagagagagacagagagagagagagagagagagaagagagagagagagagacagagagagagagagagagagagagagagagagagagagagacagagagagagagagagagacagagagagagagagacagagagagagagagagagagagagagagagagagagagagagagagagagagagagagagagagacagag gagagagagagagagagagagagagagagagagagagagagagagagagagagagagagagagagagagagagagacaaaaagagagagagagagagagagagagagagagagagagagagagagagagagagagagagagacaga